Part of the Spinacia oleracea cultivar Varoflay chromosome 5, BTI_SOV_V1, whole genome shotgun sequence genome, taaaagttgtacaaggccactcggagagctagaaactgtaaaatgcatggccgtgctcagatgaatcataggctatgattatctgtttatttgatcagttgaactctgaaatcgagaaacacctctggaggtaataaggatgacaactcttaccttatgttcaagagcaagcatcgagcgacaaaggaattagggaatgcacacttgtccctaaggacaagtgggagactgaaggaaataatgcccttgttccaagtatgcatataatgataagtctaataaatgcagttcagtattaattgacaagttaataaattcagtgagatcaagtgagctgaatgcctagctagagaccgcttcagttcaagtggaattaatgatattaatccacagcttactcttgactggacccgtagggtcacacaaattgtacgtaaacggatcaagtatttaatggcattaaatactacatgtatggatattcggaatcgacggatcttggtttcagtgggagctgagatcgtcaaagacaagcaagtgaatactccggaaacgatgatattgccagaaacggaaatatggatcgtatcggaaatataaatattatccaagtcgtagatgttgccggaaacggaaacatggtacgtatcggaaaatattattggaaatggaaatattgccggaatcggaaatattgccggaaatggaaatattgtcagaatcggaaatattatcgaaatcggaaaataattccggaaacggaaatattaattatttgttcgaaacggaaattaattccggaatcggaaatattaaatattgttcgtattggaaatgaattccggaatcgagaatttaatcgaaagcatatcgtacgaattagcatcggacgaggcctgccagatgaaggcccagcacgaagccgggccatcgcccagcaagccaaagcgcaaacacacgccaaagccaagaccaggcccagcgcaaaggccagtcccagccaaggccttgggcgtgCGCGCATCAAAGGCAgcggcgagctgggccgtgcgctgtgcgtgggccgtaaggcctgcgtgcggtgcattgtgccactcgtgtgtgttactcggaatcctaaggttGCCGGGATTCTTAatgtgattaaatctaatcctaatagataaagtttgtttaattagagtcctagtaggattataattaaatatatttgtattctaataggattataattcctttccatacactctataaataggtgcctagggtcacatatttagagagacaattgaagtattcaaaggtaagattttggaacaaaatcagccaaacacttgtagcctattagccgaaattcttagaaccttaagggcgattctagttggtcaagcttaaggcggatccagatgtgctgtggactatctacggagggacgacacttggagtcctaaagacttgttcttgttcggttcgggcgcagctagggagggcacgctacaaagtgtatgcatctgaattatgctaaatgattatgtgtaaataatatgtttcctggcattaaggttttccgcatgatttatgttttgtcatatgtatcataacctaacaataacaTATAGTTTTACAGATATGGTGGTGAAGTGAGCTTGGAAGACTATCGGCCTATTGACCCGAGTCCAAGTCGTTCCAAGGCTTCTGTAAAACATGGACCTATCCAGTCCCTTCAACCAGGATGGATAAGGATCACCTTAACCTTTTAATCAAAGTGGATAGCTTAATAGCTTAGCATCTGATCTGTAGGATAAGTTAAAATCCCTATTCCAGTGTATATTTCCCGGCCTTGAATATACCTCTATTTCAGAAATATGATTTGCACTAACCCTATTCCTGTTGTATTAGGTAACCTAATTTTATTGTATGATCAGGAGAAATTTCCTAAGGAAATAGAAAAGTTTTAGCTAACAAAttaagagaaaaaagaaatagaGAAAGCTAttcttttttatataaaaacgcCAAAATCACTATGTAGAGTCAAGCAATAGAGGATTCTATGTCTGATGAGAACTATTCATACCTGATCAGTGAAATATTGTCCTAGGAGCTCAACATCAACAACATGGAAATCATGCAAAACCCTGCTTTCCTTTTCCAGCTTCAGCACAGCAGGAAATCTGTCTTCAACATTGCTTGGCAGAATATTATTCCAATGCTTCAATCTCTCAGTGAGTTCAGAAAGTGTTGCTGGGAAGGTAGAAGTGTTAACTGGATCAATGTCACGTTCAAAGTCTGGCTTGTACTCTCGCACGAAATCAACATGCTTGTTTACAACATCTGCTGAGAAGCAAGCCCTACAGACACCGGAAAGCTCCTTCCTAAGAGACTGAGGCACCTCCGCAGTAGTTGCAGTTGGATACTTGTAGCACTGGTGGAGCAGGGCATTGACTACTGCTAGAAGTCTCTCTACTGGTAAAGTGACAAACCTTGATCCAATCTTTGTAAGCAAAATCTGCAAttttttcaaacaaaaaaatattatgTCTTTAGTAATATCGTGATCATGACTATACAGCAGTAACAACATAATATATTCCAGCATTACAGAAAAATTAACAACAATATCAGCAGTATAGCAGCAAAGCATAGCAGCAGCATAACAACAGTAGTAGGCTAGCAAGCATCAATCTGagatttcaaacacatttagtaCTCAATATGATCCTTGATCCCTCAACATCAACTGCAACTGAGTCCCAATTCACAAGAATATAATACAAATAGTTCAGTCCATAGAGTTCTTTCAGTAATACTGACTGAGAGTCTGAAAGCCAAAGCTCAAAGGAACAGATGCAACGTGCTGATGATAAGCATTACCATTCTTTGGTTTAACCAATGTCATTGAACACATTTCCCCTTCCAGAATCttttagcatttgcaactataGGACCAACGACTATTCCTAAGAGGACTACATACCGAAACATATGCATTTACTATATAACAACAAGAAACAATCCGAAGCACATGAGTAACAACTTAATTACAATGAATAACAACTtaacttgaaaatccaaaaatatGTCTTATCCTAATTACAATGAATAACAACTTAACTTGAAAACCCAAAAATATCCCAACATAAAACCATAATCAaattcgtaaaaaaaaattgtaataaTTCACTACACAACAACAATAAACAAAAACATCAATCGAATTAATTCCACAATCAAACAAAACCCAAGTACCAAATGTAGCTAAAAttacaataacaacaataacaagCAATTCAATTTGATAATCAATCACAACCAACaaaacccacaaaacccacAACCAAAATCAGCAAATAAATCAATCGAAAAAGTACCCATGTTCGTTGAAAACGCCATGGTGGAAATTCTGAACAGGGGAAGTTAAGCTATAGCTATACAATTTGTTGAGCTCGCGAGTACCATATTCGCAAGTAGCAGCTAAGACTGAGTTGTAGGTGACTTCGACCAAAATTGATAATAGAAAGAGAGTAAGCTTTGAACAGTAATGGGAACCTATGAACATAGGGGTTTCAAAATCTTACAATAGTATACAAAGCCAGATGATATATTTCAGACTCGACACTGTACAATAACAACACTTAATAACATTAATTAGCCCCTTCCTACCTTAAACAACACTTaatatcacaaaaaaaaattgaacaaaccctaattaaCCGTAATTCTTAAAACGAAAATCAAGAGGGGACAGGGAAGATAACTACTTACTGCGGCGAAAAGATTGACGAAGAACAGGACGCAAGCTGAACCACCGCCCGAGCAAGC contains:
- the LOC130460992 gene encoding uncharacterized protein, which encodes MVLFFRRWFSPSSFLVGGSRHLSSPSLNQLACSGGGSACVLFFVNLFAAILLTKIGSRFVTLPVERLLAVVNALLHQCYKYPTATTAEVPQSLRKELSGVCRACFSADVVNKHVDFVREYKPDFERDIDPVNTSTFPATLSELTERLKHWNNILPSNVEDRFPAVLKLEKESRVLHDFHVVDVELLGQYFTDQV